One region of Oryzias latipes chromosome 6, ASM223467v1 genomic DNA includes:
- the LOC101164772 gene encoding ras association domain-containing protein 8: MELKVWVDGAVRVVCGLSEETSCQDVVIALAQAIGQTGRYVLIQRLRDTERQLLATERPLESLAKLGQHGGEVQFFLRRTGPSSSDGCSSKNDKTAQNSLPKHPEPEPLKRNQPKKALTFNLGPSTSPKSTPKQVSRSPRDSPEQRSSPSPHPESPHGTKPGHSPSVRPSKNEVFKKVLQQQERLRAIEAQLESVEKDSHTWKCSYPSPCPSPVSNGQLTEEIHFLEQEMQKKQDELAFEKYWEDELQSEVEKDQEMRHKLGQLQAQLDDCGRQLHELSVRSAQLEKEVQQESQAKDKSHGPQDTVEAVKAKLRSQEKRVIELGEQLSETEKALGKAESVLQAKNEEVEELNKELRQCNLQQFIQQTGVLPSQARSDLQEQLELTHLLQDSLQDGQSVTPGESPPRPTAKQFLGHPRNLQNPLVSSLNPEVLTSRESSWR; this comes from the exons ATGGAGCTCAAAGTATGGGTAGATGGAGCGGTGCGGGTGGTGTGTGGCCTGTCTGAGGAAACGTCTTGTCAGGATGTGGTCATTGCTCTGGCTCAGGCCATCG GTCAGACAGGCCGATATGTTCTCATCCAGCGCCTGCGGGACACGGAACGGCAGCTGCTGGCCACAGAGAGGCCTCTGGAGTCTTTGGCCAAGTTAGGCCAACATGGCGGTGAAGTGCAGTTCTTCCTGCGCCGTACAGGCCCCAGCAGCAGCGATGGATGTAGTTCAAAGAACGacaaaacagctcaaaactcGCTGCCCAAACATCCCGAGCCAGAGCCTTTAAAACGCAACCAGCCTAAGAAAGCGCTGACCTTTAACTTAGGACCATCCACTTCACCAAAAAGCACGCCCAAACAGGTTAGCAGGTCTCCCCGGGACTCTCCAGAGCAAAGAAGCTCCCCTTCACCCCACCCTGAGTCCCCTCACGGGACAAAGCCCGGTCATTCACCCTCCGTTAGACCTTCCAAAAACGAGGTCTTCAAGAAAGTTCTTCAGCAGCAGGAGAGACTGAGGGCCATTGAGGCCCAGCTGGAATCTGTTGAGAAGGATTCGCACACCTGGAAGTGCTCCTATCCATCCCCGTGTCCCTCCCCAGTCTCTAATGGACAATTGACAGAAGAGATCCATTTTTTGGagcaagaaatgcaaaaaaaacaggacGAGCTTGCCTTTGAGAAATACTGGGAGGATGAACTTCAGTCAGAGGTGGAGAAAGATCAGGAAATGAGGCACAAACTGGGGCAGCTCCAAGCCCAACTGGACGACTGTGGGCGGCAGCTCCACGAACTGTCTGTCAGGTCTGCTCAGCTGGAGAAAGAGGTCCAGCAGGAGAGTCAGGCCAAAGACAAAAGCCACGGACCACAAGACACCGTCGAAGCTGTGAAGGCTAAACTACGAAGCCAAGAGAAACGTGTGATAGAACTGGGAGAGCAGCTCTCTGAAACCGAGAAGGCTCTGGGGAAGGCGGAGTCTGTCCTGCAG GCAAAAaatgaggaggtggaggaattAAACAAGGAGCTGAGACAGTGTAACCTGCAGCAGTTTATCCAGCAGACCGGGGTGCTACCATCTCAGGCTCGCTCAGACCTGCAGGAGCAACTGGAACTAACACACCTTCTGCAGGACAGCCTCCAAGATG GTCAGAGTGTAACTCCAGGGGAGAGTCCACCTCGCCCCACCGCTAAACAGTTTCTGGGACACCCGAGAAACCTGCAAAACCCTCTAGTGTCCAGTCTCAACCCTgagg TCCTGACATCCCGGGAATCGTCGTGGAGATAA